In Brevibacillus marinus, the genomic window CGTGGCGGATCAGATCGTCGGTCAGCAGGATACGACCAATTTGACGACCAGCCTGCTGGAAAACGCGGTGCTGCGTGCGCCCATCACCGGCACGGTGATCAAGACGCTGGCAAAGGAAGGAGAGGTTGTCTCTCCCGGCCAAGCGGTGGCCATGGTGGTGGATGAAAAAAACCTGTACATTTCCGCCAACGTGGAAGAGACAGAGCTTGGCCGCCTCAAGCTGGGGCAGAAGGTGGACATCACGCTTGACGCCTACCCGGGCAAACTGCTGACCGGTCATCTGATCGAAATCGGCCAGGCCACCAACTCCACCTTTGCGCTGCTGCCGGCCGTCAACACCAGCGGCAACTTTACCAAAGTGACACAGCGAATTCCGATCAAGGTGGCGATTGACAGCACCGCCGGAATCGATCTGACCCCTGGTCTGAACGCGGAAATCAAAGTGCACGTGAAGGGGATGTAAGCGATGAACAAGACAACGAAATGGAAACGATTGGGAACCGTCGTGGCGGCCCTCTCCTTGTTCGCCGCAGGCTGCAGCGAAACGTCCGCCGGACCGGAAGAGAACCCGCCGGTCGTGAAAGTGTGGAAGCTGGAATCGATCCAGACCGGTTTGATCGCAAACGGGAAAATCGCACCGGCGGAAGAAATCCAGGTGGTCTCCAAACTGCCGGGGAAAGTGGAGCAGGTCCACGTGAAGGAAGGCTCGGCCGTGAAGAAGGGCGACGTGCTCGTCTCGCTGGAAGCGACCGATTACCTGGAGCAGATCAGACAGGCGGAAGCCGCCGTCGACAGCGCCCAGGCGCGTCTGCGCGACACCCAGGCCGGCGTGCGCAGCCAGGAGCTGCAGCGTCTGGCGAGCGGCGTGGAGCAGGCAAAAGCTGCGCTGCAGGTGGCCGAGAGCAGCTACAATCGGATGAAGGCGCTGTATGATTCCGGCGCGATCTCCCAGGCCGATCTGGAAAAGGTGTCGCTGGAGCTGGAAAAAGCGCGGACGGGTTTCGATCAGGCGCAAGCCCAATACGACCTCGCCAAGGCGGGGCCGACAGCCAATTCCGTGGCCGCGCTGCAGGCGGAAGTGAAACGCCTGCAGGCCGGTTTGGACCTGGCCAGAAGCACCTATGAAAACACGAAGATTCTCGCGCCGATCTCCGGCGTCGTGGCTCGCCGCAGCATCGATCCCGGCGAGATGGCCCAGCCGGGCGTCCCGCTCCTGGTGCTGG contains:
- a CDS encoding HlyD family secretion protein — protein: MKRKLVLYIILLLMVAGGGGIGYYYWYQGSHYVTTEDARVAGDIYRVMPRIAGKLTMLKIHEGDVVVADQIVGQQDTTNLTTSLLENAVLRAPITGTVIKTLAKEGEVVSPGQAVAMVVDEKNLYISANVEETELGRLKLGQKVDITLDAYPGKLLTGHLIEIGQATNSTFALLPAVNTSGNFTKVTQRIPIKVAIDSTAGIDLTPGLNAEIKVHVKGM
- a CDS encoding efflux RND transporter periplasmic adaptor subunit, with product MNKTTKWKRLGTVVAALSLFAAGCSETSAGPEENPPVVKVWKLESIQTGLIANGKIAPAEEIQVVSKLPGKVEQVHVKEGSAVKKGDVLVSLEATDYLEQIRQAEAAVDSAQARLRDTQAGVRSQELQRLASGVEQAKAALQVAESSYNRMKALYDSGAISQADLEKVSLELEKARTGFDQAQAQYDLAKAGPTANSVAALQAEVKRLQAGLDLARSTYENTKILAPISGVVARRSIDPGEMAQPGVPLLVLVQMNQVKVEASVPQEQINQVKVGAAVDVKVDSLDGKTLKGTVEFVSPISDPNSSSFPIKVRVDNQDGALRAGMLAEVHLPNQASKNEWKVPALAVVTKDNKHFVYKVDHDVVHQVEVTVGESKGDWIAVTNGVAAGDQLVLNPGDGLAEGSKVIVN